From the genome of Geminocystis herdmanii PCC 6308, one region includes:
- a CDS encoding DUF561 domain-containing protein: MINNSKLAQAFATKKAIKVISGLNNFDVNNVKAVCQSAEIGGATFVDIAADVNLIKTVKQLINIPVCVSAVDAQLLSKAVIAGADLVEIGNFDSFYSQGITFSAQDVLALTRETRALLPNITLSVTVPHILPLDEQVELAQALVIAGADIIQTEGGTSSNPHHSGILGLIEKASPTLAAAYAISRAVEIPVMCASGLSDVTAPMAMASGASGIGVGSAINKLNDQVAMIAVVRSLVEALNSAVKVAV, encoded by the coding sequence ATGATTAACAACTCTAAATTAGCTCAAGCCTTCGCTACAAAAAAAGCCATCAAAGTCATTAGCGGATTAAATAATTTCGATGTCAATAATGTGAAAGCGGTTTGTCAATCCGCAGAAATTGGTGGTGCTACTTTTGTCGATATTGCTGCCGATGTCAATTTAATTAAAACCGTCAAGCAATTAATTAATATTCCTGTGTGTGTATCTGCCGTTGACGCTCAATTATTATCAAAAGCTGTTATCGCTGGGGCAGATTTAGTAGAAATCGGTAACTTTGATAGTTTTTATAGTCAAGGTATTACTTTTTCCGCTCAAGATGTCTTAGCTTTAACCCGTGAAACCCGTGCATTATTACCTAACATCACTCTTTCTGTAACTGTACCCCACATTTTACCATTAGATGAGCAAGTAGAATTAGCTCAAGCCCTCGTTATCGCTGGTGCGGATATTATTCAAACGGAAGGAGGCACAAGCTCAAATCCTCATCATAGCGGTATTTTAGGCTTAATTGAAAAAGCCTCCCCTACTTTAGCCGCCGCTTATGCTATTTCTCGTGCGGTGGAAATTCCTGTTATGTGTGCTTCTGGCTTATCTGATGTTACTGCACCTATGGCCATGGCATCAGGAGCTAGTGGTATTGGTGTAGGTTCAGCGATTAATAAACTTAATGATCAAGTAGCAATGATTGCCGTAGTGCGTAGTTTAGTAGAAGCCTTAAATTCTGCCGTGAAAGTTGCTGTGTAA
- a CDS encoding caspase family protein: MKFSRRNFLQTIGISLTSWGVLGDNIFFNGDAYGANLPNSRKLALLVGINQYSEGKNLKGCVTDTELQKQLLIHRFGFLPSDIITLLDRNATRENILETFQQHLIQQAQNNDIVIFHFSGYGRRVKLNRDESSWQNSLITYDSIKAKDNFVDDILLDTIIKLSQSLKTNKYTFILDTSFVSFPEFLTNEFSLRCYPSSHDFVISPQELELNQQLLKNNSKITLLKNNNPSSGFILSPSLDSIAIEINSLNFHVGLFTYALTQSLWQNNPQTDNLTLMKKVAFEVALASGNGEKVFFPSNSQNEKYIYNLSLEKTNKGDAIITNFSDPNLVEFDLVGLPLLVLYNYGLNSYFTGIVNDEKVIVIQLNYLQGNKAKGILINSPKNLISKGLILQESVRIIDRNTGLNVGLNNSLEKIERVDATSALSAVNNIESVINLGDNFADCIFGKFINNNNSIEGYGLFSSAGILFPNTAPKIANEAVSSAVKRLTPAFKIALAEKLLNLTLNQSSSSLSLNINLKINHNNQTYIHSQQTTQSQHQKILTSSLQSPKNQDNLLISIPFGSQLTITIDNENDHNLYYILFGINSSRQGVIYFPSNAQMIQGKNTISFPENTGNLKWLFDAEKALGKLILICSKSPFNQTLSQLNKISEITPENEQIISLENPVVIAKAILEDLHLGSNITSNLVNNLSDVYALDLNHWATFNFLYEIIDI; this comes from the coding sequence ATGAAATTTTCCCGACGCAATTTTTTACAAACTATCGGTATTAGTCTCACTTCTTGGGGCGTTTTGGGGGATAATATCTTCTTTAACGGTGATGCCTATGGTGCAAATCTGCCTAATTCTCGTAAGTTAGCTTTACTGGTGGGCATTAATCAGTATTCTGAGGGCAAAAATTTAAAGGGATGCGTGACAGATACTGAGTTACAAAAACAGTTACTTATTCATCGTTTTGGTTTCTTACCTTCTGATATTATTACTTTACTCGATCGAAACGCTACTAGAGAAAATATTTTAGAGACTTTTCAACAGCATTTAATTCAACAAGCCCAAAATAATGATATTGTTATTTTTCACTTTAGCGGTTATGGGCGTAGGGTAAAGTTAAATCGGGATGAATCTTCATGGCAAAATAGTTTAATTACTTACGATAGTATCAAAGCTAAAGATAATTTTGTTGATGATATTTTACTAGATACAATTATTAAATTATCCCAGTCTTTAAAGACTAATAAATATACTTTTATTCTTGATACCAGTTTTGTTTCTTTCCCTGAATTTTTGACTAATGAATTTTCTCTACGTTGTTACCCATCATCCCATGATTTTGTTATTAGTCCTCAAGAATTAGAATTGAATCAACAACTATTAAAAAATAACTCGAAAATTACTTTATTAAAAAATAATAATCCTTCCTCTGGTTTTATTTTATCCCCTTCTTTAGATTCGATCGCCATTGAAATTAATAGTTTAAATTTTCATGTGGGATTATTCACCTATGCTTTAACTCAATCCCTATGGCAAAATAATCCTCAAACTGATAACTTAACCTTAATGAAAAAGGTTGCTTTTGAGGTTGCTTTAGCTAGTGGAAATGGGGAAAAAGTGTTCTTTCCTTCTAATAGTCAAAACGAAAAATATATCTATAATTTATCTTTAGAAAAAACTAACAAAGGAGATGCAATTATAACTAATTTTAGTGATCCTAATTTAGTCGAATTTGACTTAGTAGGATTACCTCTATTAGTTTTATATAATTATGGTTTAAATTCTTATTTTACTGGTATTGTTAATGATGAAAAAGTTATTGTTATTCAACTTAATTATTTACAAGGAAACAAGGCTAAAGGTATTTTAATTAATAGTCCTAAAAATTTGATTAGTAAAGGTTTAATTTTACAAGAATCCGTGCGAATAATCGATCGAAATACTGGATTAAATGTCGGCTTAAATAATAGTTTAGAAAAAATAGAAAGAGTCGATGCTACCAGTGCATTAAGTGCCGTGAATAACATAGAATCAGTTATTAATTTAGGAGATAATTTCGCTGATTGTATTTTTGGAAAATTCATTAATAATAATAACTCGATCGAAGGTTATGGTTTATTTTCCAGTGCTGGAATTTTATTCCCCAATACCGCCCCAAAAATAGCCAATGAAGCCGTCTCCTCCGCCGTCAAACGTTTAACTCCAGCCTTTAAAATTGCCTTAGCAGAAAAATTATTAAATCTTACTCTGAATCAATCTTCCTCCTCTTTATCTCTAAATATTAACCTTAAAATTAACCATAATAATCAAACATATATTCACTCCCAACAAACAACCCAAAGTCAACATCAAAAAATCCTCACTTCTTCCTTACAATCTCCTAAAAATCAAGATAACTTATTAATATCTATTCCTTTCGGAAGTCAGTTAACTATTACCATAGACAATGAAAATGATCATAATTTATACTATATTTTATTTGGCATTAATTCTTCTCGTCAAGGAGTAATTTATTTTCCCTCTAATGCCCAAATGATTCAAGGAAAAAATACTATTTCTTTTCCTGAAAATACGGGTAATTTAAAATGGTTATTTGATGCAGAAAAAGCCCTAGGAAAATTGATTTTAATTTGCTCAAAATCCCCATTTAATCAAACGTTAAGCCAATTAAATAAAATCTCAGAAATAACTCCAGAGAATGAGCAAATAATTTCTTTAGAAAATCCTGTTGTCATTGCTAAAGCTATCCTAGAAGATTTACATTTAGGTAGTAATATTACCAGTAATTTAGTTAATAATTTAAGTGATGTTTATGCCTTAGATTTAAACCATTGGGCTACATTTAATTTTCTTTATGAAATAATTGATATTTAA
- the remA gene encoding extracellular matrix/biofilm regulator RemA — MDTKLINIGFGNIVTGNRVIAIVSPESAPIKRLIADAKEKGQLIDATYGRRTRAVIITDSNHVVLSAIQPETVANRFISNVDK; from the coding sequence ATGGATACCAAATTAATTAACATCGGTTTTGGCAATATTGTAACAGGAAATCGAGTTATCGCTATTGTTAGCCCAGAATCCGCTCCTATTAAACGTCTTATTGCTGACGCTAAAGAGAAAGGACAGTTAATCGATGCAACCTACGGTAGAAGAACTAGAGCAGTAATAATAACAGACTCCAATCATGTTGTACTGTCAGCTATTCAACCAGAAACGGTGGCTAATCGTTTTATTAGTAATGTTGATAAATAA